A stretch of DNA from Gimesia chilikensis:
TCTTGATTAATGTGGTTAAGTCATTGAAATGGCTAGTCTTGCACTCAGTGGGCATGGAGGGAAAAGCCTCCTGATTCAATGGGGAGGCAGATAGATTGTGAACTCAGTTTGGTGCTGCAGGAGCACACTATGGATGGCTGGCTCAACTCCTGATGTGACCAGTCCCATTTCCTCGAGAAGTGAGAAGCGAGCAGTGTCGATTTTCCCGGCGGAAGTCTGCAGCCGGTCATGCCAGATCTGGTACGTCCCCAGTCGACCATCGCGACGATAGTAAAAACCTTTGCGGGGGTGGGTTAAGATCACCAGTCCTGTTTGCAGGTCATCAAAGCCTGTGAGTTCAGTGGGGGGCTGGCCGGTATCCTGTAGTTCGATTTCCGCGTCGGCCCAACTGTCAGTTGTCTGCATGCGATAGCGAGTGTAACGGCGTGCTGTCTCGTCGTAGTTACAATCAAAATGGATCCTGGCGCGGTGCCAGGGAAGTTTCCAGAGATGTCGGGGGATGGAAACGGTCCAGGAGTCCAGGGACGTCCCGATGAACCAGGCCGCGTGTTCGCCGGTTTGGGTGTCGGTGACGTAAACCCGATAGTTCGTCTGACCGAAGCGCCATTTGAGCCAGGGAAAGCGGACGAAGCGGAAGTCCTGATCCATGAAGGGGACCACCGAGAGCAGTGCCCTCTCCTGTCCATCGACTTCCACCAGGTCGAGTTGGAAGCGGGGATGGATCAACGGACGAAGTAATGCCGGGTCGATCAGACAGGTGATGATGGCGAAGTGCGCGAGCGTGGTTTCGACATCAATGCCGCGAGCAGGCTGGCGTGCGAGGAGTTCATCGTTGAAGGTGAGTTTGTCCATCGGAAAAGTCTGAAGACAAGGGGTGTGATTTAACCGGGTACGAGTGCAGTGTGATCTTTACGGTTGCGAAATTTATAGCGGGAGGCATGTTCGACATAAGGAGTCGCCAGATCGTAGGCCTGGTGTCGGTCGGTACCTGCAGAGAAAATTATTCCCTGGAAAGCAACTCCCTTGAGTTTCATGTGAAAGGGATACGGGAAATCCGGTTTGTTATCGATAAAGCCACCGATGCGGCCTTGCCAGTCTATGGAGAAAGTTGACTTTTTAGGTTCCTTACGAAACTTGAGCGTCTGGTAAGCAACCTCCTCATGCCCCCAGCGATAGATGGCAAAGGGACGCGGATAGCCTTCCGTCACTGGTGGGGTATCAATTTCGAACTGTTGACCGGAGAGTTTTTTGAAATTGAAGGGAAGATCGCGATCCCCGGCCTGAAATCCATAGGCTGTGCCCACCCATCGAGTGGTTGAAAGCGTCAGACTGTTATAGTTATCCCAGAGAGTATGTGATGCAGTCGGGCTCAAGTTTTCGTCCTCATCATCGGGAAGGTCTTTTCTCTTATCTGCCGCAGAATAAGATTCGCTCTCGATATGAAAATCAAACCAGAGTCCTGTAGCTCGCTCAATGCGGGCCGACCAGTCACATTTAATAATCTTGTGCCCTTTGGGCCAGGGATTTCCGGGGAAAAAGATACGTCCATAGTCTTTCTCAGCAGGCATGTTCAGGTTCCGTATTGGTGACGATTGTTACCGAATGTGAAGATCGTTGTGGGAGAGAAAAATGTCACTCTCCTGCATCACGATCTTCATTTGATTTTGATTTGGGGAGATTCAGAAACAGCAGGAGCATCAGCCCCACGGCCAGAGTACCTACGCGGAACAGGAGTTGGGCTGTATTACTGGAGGGGCCTTTCATGAACAGGTAGCAGCTCATGAAAATCATCATCAGGGGAATAAAGAGGCGATAGTTAACGGGCTGCTGCGGATCGCTCATGCCTGGGCCTGAGAATAGATGACGGAATTCAGAAAGGACAATGAATGCTATTCTGGTCGTAGAATGTTCAGTTGTCAACAGGCTTGCCTTGAGTGCGTATTTCTTAAGTTGTCAGACAGCATCGCGTCGATTCCCTGTGTTGCTCGGACTCGGTGAAAAATCGGAATCAAATAAGTGATCACTGCGTAAGAATGTCGCGGTGTGGCTTTATTGATTTCAAAACTCGAGATCTATCTAAGAGGTGGTCGTTACACAGGCTGTCATGACAGTCTCAATGTGTCCTCTGTTTGATTTGTCTGTTAAGGCGGCATTTTGAGTGCACGTGAAAACGTACTCAGAATCGATGTGGTGACTCGATGATAATACCGATCCTGTATTGACAATCTAATTCTGAGACATAAACTCCAGTCGCGGTAAGTGTATCGGAACGGATTCCCTTCAAGCTCACTGATAGCGAGAAAGCCGACAAGACGTCGCCGCTTACCTCGCTCGTCACAGGTCAGTGATCCGAAGAAACGATACGGAGTCGAAACCCGACGGTTCGATTTCGATCAGGAAAGGAACCCAACAATGCTCGTACTATCGAGACGTCCCGATCAGAAGATCGTATTTCCCTCCATCGGTGTCACGATCAATGTGCTCAAAGTTCGAGGCGGAGTTGCCAAAATTGGCATTGATGCCCCGCGTGAACTGGAGATTTTGCGAGAGGAAGTTGCTACCAATCAAGGAACTGCGACCTCATCTGCTGACCGACCTTCCATGCTCGTCAATAAAAGTCAGCATGATTTGCGAAACCGGTTGAACACAGCACGGCTGGCAGTCTATCTGGCCCAGTTACAGATTCATCAGGGCGATAACGCTGAGGCAGCTAAAACTCTGGAGACCGTAGTGGAAGGCTTTAAAGAAGCAGAGAAAATCATGGCCGCGCAACGCTCGCCACAGAAGTTGCGCGCCTTGCTGGTCGACGATGATCGCAACGAACGCGAGCTTTTAGCGTCCTGCTTGAAATCGTTCGGTTATGATGTCGAGACCGCCGGCGATGGCGTTGAGGCACTGGAATACCTGCAGGAACACCAACTGCCGGATGTGGTTTTGCTGGATATGGCGATGCCTGTCTGCGATGGTCCCCTGGCGGTACGTCACATCCGCGAAACTCCCTGGATGCGAAACCTGAAAGTATTCGGCGTCAGTGGCGCTGATCCTG
This window harbors:
- a CDS encoding DUF2071 domain-containing protein, with the protein product MDKLTFNDELLARQPARGIDVETTLAHFAIITCLIDPALLRPLIHPRFQLDLVEVDGQERALLSVVPFMDQDFRFVRFPWLKWRFGQTNYRVYVTDTQTGEHAAWFIGTSLDSWTVSIPRHLWKLPWHRARIHFDCNYDETARRYTRYRMQTTDSWADAEIELQDTGQPPTELTGFDDLQTGLVILTHPRKGFYYRRDGRLGTYQIWHDRLQTSAGKIDTARFSLLEEMGLVTSGVEPAIHSVLLQHQTEFTIYLPPH
- a CDS encoding response regulator, whose protein sequence is MLVLSRRPDQKIVFPSIGVTINVLKVRGGVAKIGIDAPRELEILREEVATNQGTATSSADRPSMLVNKSQHDLRNRLNTARLAVYLAQLQIHQGDNAEAAKTLETVVEGFKEAEKIMAAQRSPQKLRALLVDDDRNERELLASCLKSFGYDVETAGDGVEALEYLQEHQLPDVVLLDMAMPVCDGPLAVRHIRETPWMRNLKVFGVSGADPGEAGVAIGPEGVDGWFKKPLDPARMIGQIRQETFGSITTV